Proteins encoded within one genomic window of Melospiza melodia melodia isolate bMelMel2 chromosome 27, bMelMel2.pri, whole genome shotgun sequence:
- the LOC134429951 gene encoding zinc finger protein 239-like, translated as MCAPFVFFLEQDFPFPNLDWMEEEAVKKKKEPWDTQIEKKLMMETREEKSAWQNIVVEAILSNSSAQESNGEEKSQRSLRRRGCKPSPGCSEEERPILSQKGGQSFSQSSALVVHEQLHDGEKPHKCLQCGKSFRRSSTLISHQMIHTGEWPYECEECGKGFSCSSQLITHQRIHTEERPYECPKCGKMFQTSSNYLCHQRIPTDERPFCCPECGKGFKRNSHLIIHQCIHTGERPYECPTCRKRFQTSTNLCLHERSHTEKRPFHCPDCGKGFKKKSTLITHQHIHTGERPYEFSTCPGLGQIC; from the exons atgtgcgcaccctttgttttcttcctagaacaggatttcccattcccaaaccttgattggatggaggaggaggctgtgaagaagaaaaaggagccctgggatacccagatag AAAAGAAGCTgatgatggagaccagggaggaaaaatctgcatggcagaacatCGTGgtagaggccattttgagcaactctagtgcacaggaatccaatggggaggaaaagtcccagagatccctcaggaggaggggctgcaaacccagcccagggtgctctgaggaagaaagacCCATCCTGAGCCagaaaggtggacagagcttcagccagagctcagcactggtggtccatgagcagcttcatgatggggagaagccccacaagtgcttgcagtgtgggaagagcttcagacggagcagcaccctgatcagccaccagatgatccacactggggaatggccctatgagtgtgaggagtgtgggaagggcttcagctgcagctcccagctcatcacccaccaacgcatccacaccgaggagaggccctacgagtgccccaagtgtgggaagatgtttcagaccagctccaattaCCTCTGCCACCAGCGGATTCCCACCGATgagaggcctttctgctgccctgagtgtgggaagggctttaagcgcaactcccacctcatcatccaccagtgcatccacactggggagaggccctatgagtgccccACCTGTAGGAAGAGGTTCCAGACCAGCACAAATCTGTGCCTGCATGAGCGGAGTCACACTGAgaagaggcccttccactgccctgattgtgggaagggcttcaagaaaaaatccaccctcatcacccaccagcatatccacactggggagagaccctACGAGTTCTCCacatgtcctggtttagggcaaatttgttaa